The following are encoded in a window of Hydrotalea sp. genomic DNA:
- the alaS gene encoding alanine--tRNA ligase, producing the protein MTDIRKIFLDYFKNTGHRVVPSSSLVPHDDPTLMFVNSGMVQFKNIFLGLEKRDYQTATTAQKCVRAGGKHNDLDNVGYTARHHSFFEMLGNFSFGDYFKEQAIHHAWQVVSQELKLPRDKLCVTVYHDDESAYNLWKKIAGLPDDKIIRIATNDNFWQMGDTGPCGPCSEIFYDHGDKIFGGPPGSKDQDGDRFVEIWNLVFMQYEMQAAGKRIDLPRPSIDTGMGLERITAVLEGVANNYDTSLFTPLIAAVEAALRQKPTEKTIASFRVIADHLRAMAFLVADGVAPSNEGRGYVLRRIMRRAMRHAHMLGNDRPLFGRLLPSLIDVMGGHYNELSKEQKNINQVFLREEEQFEELLARGMGLLNKEIEKIPAGKDLPGAVAFQLYDTFGFPLDLTIDIMRGDGRGVEVAGFDKAMAEQKKRGKESWAGSGDNKQAPIWFALKEKHGETKFLGYDGLSGDGAVIALLDNELQSMAQLPAGDDCWLVLDQTPFYGEAGGQKGDRGTLDINGVQYQVKDTKKYQGIIVHHITATENRGAVKIGDKVSARVDEAWRNGVRANHSATHLLHEALRQELGSHVAQKGSLVANDHLRFDFSHHEAIDAARLAQIESAVNDRVARGGRVITKTMDKPTAEQLGAIALFGEKYGDAVRVVFMGAATDKSANNERQHFYSIELCGGTHVADVAEIEHLMIEREESVASGVRRVTAITGKAMVHKKLEIEINAWQAKIKAANKASVFPPVPTEIIEKQAMIKTLQQQYDAVMANNKKLAKELADKKIAAASNLSLADGEKHPSHDFIYVGKKIDGVTGRDLKPIIDNIKKNPDLANSVIALLAVDDGKVAVAIAVNGTARQAISAGDIATMAGKMLGGSGGGRPDFAMAGGSLPSTERAGGSLPATEMAGGSNITVADDTMAAIKKLVLA; encoded by the coding sequence ATGACCGATATTCGCAAAATATTTCTTGATTATTTTAAAAACACCGGCCACCGTGTGGTGCCGTCGTCGTCGTTGGTGCCGCACGACGACCCGACATTGATGTTCGTCAATTCGGGCATGGTGCAATTTAAAAATATATTTTTGGGTTTGGAAAAACGTGATTATCAAACCGCCACCACCGCGCAAAAATGCGTGCGTGCCGGCGGCAAGCATAACGATTTGGACAATGTTGGCTACACCGCGCGCCACCATAGTTTTTTTGAAATGCTCGGCAATTTTTCGTTCGGCGATTATTTTAAAGAACAGGCGATTCACCATGCGTGGCAAGTTGTCAGCCAAGAGCTGAAATTGCCGCGCGATAAACTTTGCGTCACGGTCTATCACGATGACGAGTCTGCCTATAACCTGTGGAAAAAAATTGCCGGCCTCCCCGATGATAAAATTATCCGCATCGCCACCAACGACAATTTTTGGCAAATGGGCGACACCGGACCCTGCGGGCCATGCTCCGAAATTTTTTATGACCATGGCGATAAAATTTTTGGCGGCCCACCGGGGAGCAAAGACCAAGACGGCGACCGCTTTGTCGAAATTTGGAATTTGGTTTTCATGCAATATGAAATGCAGGCCGCCGGCAAGCGGATAGATTTACCCCGCCCGTCTATCGATACCGGCATGGGGCTGGAGCGTATCACCGCCGTGCTGGAGGGCGTTGCGAACAATTACGACACCAGTTTGTTTACGCCGTTGATTGCCGCGGTTGAGGCCGCGCTTCGCCAAAAACCAACCGAGAAAACCATCGCCTCGTTCCGCGTTATCGCCGACCATTTGCGCGCCATGGCGTTTTTGGTTGCCGACGGGGTTGCGCCATCGAACGAGGGACGGGGTTACGTCCTGCGCCGCATCATGCGCCGCGCCATGCGCCACGCCCACATGTTGGGCAACGACCGGCCATTGTTTGGGCGGCTGTTGCCGAGCTTAATCGATGTGATGGGTGGGCATTACAACGAATTGAGCAAGGAGCAAAAAAATATCAACCAAGTTTTTTTGCGCGAGGAAGAACAGTTCGAAGAATTGTTGGCGCGTGGCATGGGGTTGTTGAATAAGGAAATTGAAAAAATTCCGGCGGGAAAGGATTTGCCTGGGGCGGTGGCCTTTCAACTTTATGACACCTTTGGTTTCCCGCTCGATTTAACCATCGACATCATGCGTGGCGATGGGCGCGGGGTCGAGGTCGCGGGTTTTGATAAGGCGATGGCCGAACAAAAAAAACGCGGCAAAGAATCCTGGGCCGGGTCGGGCGATAACAAGCAAGCACCAATTTGGTTTGCGTTGAAGGAAAAACATGGCGAGACAAAATTTTTGGGCTATGACGGATTATCGGGCGACGGCGCGGTGATTGCCCTGCTTGATAACGAATTGCAATCGATGGCGCAGTTGCCGGCGGGTGATGATTGTTGGCTAGTGCTTGACCAAACGCCGTTTTATGGCGAGGCCGGCGGGCAAAAGGGCGACCGCGGCACGCTCGATATTAACGGCGTGCAATATCAGGTGAAGGACACAAAAAAATACCAGGGCATTATCGTCCACCATATTACCGCAACCGAAAATCGCGGCGCGGTAAAAATTGGCGATAAGGTTTCAGCGCGAGTCGATGAAGCCTGGCGCAACGGCGTGCGCGCCAACCATTCGGCAACCCATCTGTTGCACGAGGCATTGCGCCAGGAACTGGGCTCGCATGTTGCGCAAAAGGGTTCGTTGGTCGCCAACGACCATTTGCGTTTTGATTTTTCGCATCACGAGGCGATTGACGCGGCGCGCCTGGCCCAGATTGAATCGGCGGTGAATGACCGCGTGGCTAGGGGCGGGCGGGTGATAACAAAAACCATGGACAAACCGACGGCAGAACAGTTGGGGGCGATTGCCCTGTTCGGTGAAAAATATGGCGACGCGGTGCGGGTGGTTTTCATGGGGGCGGCGACCGATAAATCGGCGAACAACGAACGGCAACATTTTTATTCGATAGAATTATGCGGCGGCACCCACGTGGCCGATGTCGCCGAGATTGAACATCTGATGATAGAGCGCGAAGAATCGGTGGCGTCGGGCGTGCGGCGCGTTACGGCCATAACCGGCAAGGCGATGGTGCATAAAAAATTGGAGATAGAAATAAACGCGTGGCAGGCAAAAATAAAAGCGGCAAATAAGGCGAGTGTATTTCCACCGGTGCCGACTGAGATTATCGAAAAGCAAGCTATGATAAAAACCCTGCAACAGCAATATGACGCGGTGATGGCGAATAACAAAAAACTGGCCAAGGAGTTAGCCGATAAAAAAATTGCGGCGGCATCAAATCTATCGCTGGCTGATGGTGAAAAACACCCGAGTCATGATTTTATCTATGTGGGTAAAAAAATCGATGGCGTTACCGGCCGCGACCTGAAACCCATCATCGATAATATCAAAAAAAATCCTGACCTTGCCAACAGCGTGATTGCCCTGTTGGCGGTTGACGATGGCAAGGTCGCGGTCGCCATTGCGGTCAATGGCACGGCGCGGCAAGCTATCTCGGCCGGCGACATTGCCACCATGGCCGGCAAAATGCTGGGCGGCAGTGGCGGCGGTCGCCCCGATTTTGCCATGGCGGGCGGAAGCCTGCCATCCACAGAGAGGGCAGGCGGAAGCCTGCCAGCCACAGAGATGGCGGGCGGAAGCAACATCACGGTGGCCGATGATACAATGGCGGCGATTAAAAAATTGGTGCTGGCATAA
- a CDS encoding MATE family efflux transporter produces the protein MTIESFWRETLKDSKKLTALAIPIILSSVTTAALAITDSYFLSRLDSPVPLAGYGLTATFLVVFYATVYGFLNPLVIMVAQAAGSKQYKKVGEVVRVGCFMAITAGSLFGLLMFACYFLLRLFGQPIEVVAGVFGYWITVSLSIGFWATGYVIKQTLDALQKPWTATLIYSSMIVVNLPLAYGFIFGVADWLPALGLAGAGIAWLMADMISNALFFLYFFLNPSMKKYHGTKNGGGAKWFLRTPLDKKIIKNFIKNSIPVAIESFFEVVSYAMLGVMVGWFGVQALAARQISNGFLEMLYMIPLSMTYATTIVIADIVGKKQFSRLRIAGGASLMIVSCLTLLSVVFLLLVGNSVATFFGAGLPLADVIIPLAAGFLVIGAVSQMVDGLQSTMLGALRGLGDFNFSSIVSIIGYMLVSLPLAYIFGFHIFHHPMGIIAGFIVGVFLVGMILAVRFWQKTNFKRA, from the coding sequence ATGACAATAGAGAGTTTTTGGCGCGAGACGCTGAAGGATAGCAAAAAACTTACGGCCTTGGCCATACCGATTATTTTATCATCGGTGACCACGGCGGCACTGGCCATAACCGATAGTTATTTTTTATCACGACTAGATTCGCCGGTGCCATTGGCCGGTTATGGCTTGACAGCAACTTTCTTGGTGGTTTTTTATGCCACGGTTTATGGTTTTTTAAATCCCCTGGTTATTATGGTGGCCCAGGCGGCGGGCAGTAAACAATATAAAAAAGTGGGGGAGGTGGTTCGCGTCGGCTGTTTCATGGCCATAACCGCCGGGTCATTGTTTGGGCTGTTGATGTTTGCTTGTTATTTTTTGTTGCGGTTATTTGGTCAACCGATTGAGGTTGTGGCGGGTGTTTTTGGTTATTGGATTACGGTGTCGCTGTCTATTGGTTTTTGGGCGACTGGTTACGTGATAAAGCAAACGTTGGATGCGTTGCAAAAACCATGGACGGCAACGTTGATTTACTCTTCGATGATAGTTGTCAACTTGCCCTTAGCCTATGGGTTTATTTTTGGGGTGGCGGATTGGTTGCCCGCCCTTGGGTTGGCTGGCGCGGGGATAGCGTGGTTGATGGCTGACATGATATCTAACGCATTATTTTTTTTGTATTTCTTCTTAAACCCCAGCATGAAAAAATATCATGGCACAAAAAATGGTGGTGGGGCGAAATGGTTTTTGCGAACGCCGCTTGATAAAAAAATTATTAAGAACTTTATAAAAAATTCTATCCCCGTTGCGATAGAAAGTTTTTTTGAAGTCGTTAGCTACGCCATGCTCGGCGTTATGGTTGGGTGGTTTGGGGTTCAGGCCTTGGCGGCAAGACAAATCAGCAATGGCTTTTTGGAAATGCTTTACATGATACCACTCAGCATGACCTACGCCACCACCATTGTGATAGCCGACATTGTTGGCAAAAAACAATTCTCAAGGTTGCGCATCGCGGGTGGGGCGAGCTTGATGATAGTCAGTTGTTTAACCCTGTTGTCGGTGGTGTTTTTGTTGTTGGTTGGTAACAGCGTGGCCACGTTTTTTGGCGCGGGCTTGCCGTTGGCAGATGTTATCATTCCGCTGGCGGCCGGATTTTTGGTGATTGGCGCGGTCAGCCAGATGGTTGACGGGTTGCAATCGACCATGCTGGGGGCGTTGCGCGGGCTTGGTGATTTTAACTTTTCAAGCATCGTTAGCATCATTGGTTATATGTTGGTTAGCCTGCCGCTGGCCTATATCTTTGGCTTTCATATTTTTCATCACCCGATGGGTATTATTGCGGGCTTTATTGTTGGTGTGTTTTTGGTCGGCATGATTTTGGCAGTGCGGTTTTGGCAGAAAACGAATTTTAAACGCGCCTAA
- a CDS encoding MazG nucleotide pyrophosphohydrolase domain-containing protein: protein MSIFRGILSNPLATSQGIIRRAMKKNFKWPNEAAVLEKLQEEIKELQAALKNGDKKNQQEELGDIIFTVVCLSEQMNLSAEKILAQANQKFNRRFAKMTRLIARDKKSMTAMSPQQLEEYWQKIKH from the coding sequence ATGTCAATCTTTCGTGGAATCCTCAGCAACCCACTTGCCACCAGCCAGGGCATCATCCGCCGCGCCATGAAAAAAAATTTCAAATGGCCGAACGAAGCGGCGGTGTTGGAAAAATTGCAGGAGGAAATAAAGGAATTGCAGGCCGCGCTCAAAAATGGCGATAAAAAAAACCAACAGGAAGAGCTGGGCGATATTATCTTCACCGTGGTTTGCTTGAGCGAACAGATGAACCTGTCGGCGGAAAAAATCCTGGCACAGGCCAATCAAAAATTTAACCGCCGCTTTGCAAAAATGACGCGGCTTATCGCCCGCGATAAAAAATCGATGACCGCAATGTCGCCACAGCAATTGGAAGAATATTGGCAAAAAATCAAACATTAA
- a CDS encoding RelA/SpoT family protein, with protein MQADQLISSVKNYNPNINEKLLAAAYDFSVAAHKNQKRHSGRDYFEHPLAVAQLLTEKKMDDATIITALLHDTVEDTTIKLSQIKKQFGEEVSFLVDGLTKIAHLEESEREIKDSENLRKLLLASIGDIRVLIVKLADRLHNMRTLAGKQNPDSRARIAEQTLEIYVPLAERIGLKRWSEELASLAFKELHPVSYELIDKRLNFLYREQDVNDITRTLEELLKIEKMEGAIKFRLKDHWSIYQKMQKKQRQMEDLSDIMAFRIVVNNTRDCYLCLWLLHERYKTIPTKLKDYISSPKSNGYQSLHTVIIGPGDKRIEVQIRTHAMDDFAENGLASHWLYKHEANGNGGHNADVKNKYQRYHDSALTWLKDFFTAIEEEKSDQLSFLDSSRTFLYTDRIYVSSPKGDFYELPINSLPLDFAFAVHSRVGEQFSHALVNGRQVSFYTNLKNGDTVEIITSDKKIMPEQNWLHWLKTARAKTFVTKKLKERKEQTYLVQGQDLLKTELLRLGLMTPDETNNVTLNLKKVYKKFGVASDEQLYRLIALSQISAREVLFVLYPEMKRVTIYRARQKKAKQSAAEIVDIRHFTKDVSLKFAECCYPLPGDQIAGVINLGEGLTLHRLGCKKLLPFQHHPDRMIAVHWQKKSAHQEIFTSRLLLSLKNRPGALNLVTDVLTKTGSNIANVLFKLRTKDHVEIILDIEVFGLRQVKEIIEKIKSAGKEMVLEIKRA; from the coding sequence ATGCAAGCCGACCAGCTCATTTCTTCGGTTAAAAATTATAACCCGAACATCAACGAAAAATTGTTGGCCGCGGCCTATGATTTTTCCGTCGCCGCCCATAAAAACCAAAAACGCCATTCGGGGCGCGATTATTTTGAACATCCCTTGGCGGTGGCGCAACTCCTCACCGAAAAAAAAATGGACGATGCAACCATCATCACCGCCTTGTTGCACGACACGGTCGAGGACACAACCATCAAACTATCGCAAATCAAAAAACAATTTGGCGAGGAGGTTTCGTTTTTGGTCGATGGCCTGACCAAAATTGCCCATTTGGAGGAAAGCGAACGCGAGATAAAAGATTCCGAAAATTTACGAAAACTTTTGCTCGCCAGCATCGGCGACATCCGCGTTTTGATTGTCAAATTGGCCGACCGATTGCACAACATGCGCACCCTGGCCGGCAAACAAAACCCCGACAGCCGCGCGCGCATCGCCGAGCAAACATTAGAAATCTACGTGCCATTGGCCGAGCGCATCGGCCTAAAACGTTGGAGCGAGGAATTGGCGTCCTTGGCCTTTAAAGAGCTCCACCCGGTGAGCTACGAATTAATCGACAAGCGGTTAAATTTTCTATACCGCGAGCAAGATGTAAACGACATCACGCGCACGCTGGAGGAATTGTTAAAGATCGAAAAGATGGAGGGGGCGATAAAATTTCGCCTCAAAGACCATTGGTCGATTTATCAAAAAATGCAAAAGAAGCAACGTCAGATGGAGGACCTGTCCGACATCATGGCTTTTCGCATCGTTGTCAACAACACGCGCGATTGTTATTTGTGTTTGTGGTTGTTGCACGAACGTTACAAAACCATTCCGACCAAACTGAAAGATTATATTTCCTCGCCGAAAAGCAACGGCTACCAAAGCCTGCACACCGTTATCATCGGCCCGGGCGACAAAAGGATAGAGGTGCAGATTCGCACCCACGCGATGGATGATTTTGCCGAAAATGGTTTGGCGTCTCATTGGTTATACAAACATGAAGCCAATGGTAACGGCGGCCACAACGCCGATGTTAAAAACAAATACCAACGTTATCACGATTCCGCCTTGACCTGGCTCAAGGATTTTTTTACCGCCATCGAGGAGGAAAAATCTGACCAGCTAAGTTTTTTAGACAGCAGTCGCACCTTCCTCTACACCGACCGGATTTATGTCTCCTCGCCCAAGGGTGATTTTTACGAACTGCCGATTAATTCCCTGCCGCTCGATTTTGCCTTCGCGGTGCATAGCCGAGTCGGCGAGCAATTTTCTCACGCCCTGGTCAATGGGCGGCAGGTTTCGTTCTACACCAATTTAAAAAATGGCGACACGGTCGAAATTATCACCAGCGATAAAAAAATTATGCCAGAACAAAACTGGCTCCATTGGTTGAAAACGGCGCGCGCCAAAACCTTTGTGACAAAAAAATTGAAGGAGCGGAAGGAGCAAACCTACCTCGTCCAAGGCCAAGATTTGCTGAAAACCGAATTGTTGCGCTTGGGGTTGATGACGCCCGATGAAACCAACAACGTGACGCTCAACCTAAAAAAAGTATATAAAAAATTTGGCGTGGCCAGCGACGAGCAATTATATCGCCTTATCGCCCTGTCGCAAATCAGCGCGCGTGAGGTTTTATTCGTCCTTTACCCCGAAATGAAACGCGTCACGATTTACCGCGCCCGGCAAAAGAAAGCAAAACAATCAGCCGCCGAGATTGTCGATATTCGCCATTTCACCAAAGATGTCTCGCTAAAATTTGCCGAATGTTGCTACCCCCTGCCCGGCGACCAAATTGCCGGCGTTATTAACTTAGGGGAAGGGCTGACCCTGCATCGCTTGGGTTGTAAAAAACTTTTACCTTTTCAACATCACCCCGACCGGATGATAGCGGTGCACTGGCAAAAAAAATCGGCGCATCAGGAAATCTTCACCTCGCGTTTATTATTAAGTTTAAAAAATCGCCCGGGCGCGCTGAACCTGGTGACCGATGTCTTGACCAAAACCGGTAGCAACATCGCCAACGTTCTTTTTAAACTGCGCACCAAGGACCATGTTGAAATTATTTTAGACATCGAGGTATTCGGCCTGCGCCAAGTCAAAGAAATTATTGAAAAAATAAAATCAGCTGGTAAAGAAATGGTGCTTGAGATAAAACGCGCTTAA
- the acpS gene encoding holo-ACP synthase, with amino-acid sequence MSNKFLVALAKNTGQGIKPISHIVGTGIDLAQISRFEKTLQRFPKRFPEYVFTERERRYCDSKPIRRTARYAMLFSAKEACSKALGTGMRQGVLWQNMEVVHLMSGQPTMVLHGGALKRARSLMPKNATPVVHVSLTDEAGLAAASVMLGW; translated from the coding sequence ATGTCGAATAAATTTCTTGTCGCGCTTGCCAAAAATACCGGGCAAGGCATAAAGCCCATCAGCCATATTGTCGGCACGGGAATCGACCTTGCGCAAATTTCGCGATTTGAAAAAACCTTGCAACGCTTCCCCAAACGTTTTCCCGAATATGTTTTTACCGAACGCGAACGGCGTTATTGCGACAGCAAACCAATTCGCCGCACCGCCCGTTACGCCATGTTATTCTCGGCGAAGGAAGCCTGCTCCAAAGCCCTCGGCACTGGCATGCGCCAGGGCGTGCTGTGGCAAAATATGGAGGTCGTGCATTTAATGTCGGGCCAGCCAACCATGGTGCTTCATGGTGGGGCGTTGAAACGGGCGAGGAGCCTGATGCCAAAAAATGCGACGCCGGTGGTGCATGTTTCCCTGACCGATGAAGCCGGCCTCGCCGCCGCCTCGGTCATGCTGGGGTGGTAA
- a CDS encoding cob(I)yrinic acid a,c-diamide adenosyltransferase encodes MVKLNKIYTKTGDDGTTGLADGSRRLKNDLRVAAYGDVDEANSFIGLLLNGLTNAEVVEQSTGGQSAGAVTRDNMVTVLTAAQHDMFDLGADLAKPLTLVPIAPSHDLRIVEKQVQSLELVIDTWNDALPALESFILPGGGYLAAVAHLARTVTRRAERSAVALQDMEEVNPLAIQYLNRLSDLLFVLSRILARDPRFGGKGEVMWKPGKNR; translated from the coding sequence ATGGTTAAATTAAATAAAATTTATACAAAAACTGGCGACGATGGCACCACGGGGTTGGCCGATGGGTCGCGCCGTTTAAAAAATGATTTGCGGGTGGCGGCCTACGGCGATGTGGACGAAGCCAATAGTTTCATCGGCCTGTTGTTGAATGGGTTGACGAATGCTGAGGTGGTCGAGCAATCGACCGGCGGGCAATCTGCTGGCGCGGTAACCCGCGACAACATGGTTACGGTGCTGACCGCGGCGCAACATGACATGTTTGATTTGGGGGCCGATTTGGCCAAACCATTGACGCTTGTCCCCATTGCCCCCAGCCACGATTTGCGAATTGTGGAAAAACAAGTTCAATCGTTGGAATTGGTTATCGACACATGGAACGATGCCTTGCCCGCGCTGGAATCTTTTATTTTGCCGGGCGGTGGTTATTTGGCGGCCGTGGCGCATTTGGCGCGCACCGTGACGCGCCGCGCCGAGCGCAGTGCGGTTGCGTTGCAGGACATGGAGGAGGTCAACCCGCTGGCCATTCAATATCTCAATCGTTTGTCTGATTTGTTATTTGTGCTGTCGCGCATCTTGGCGCGCGATCCGCGGTTCGGCGGCAAGGGCGAAGTCATGTGGAAGCCCGGCAAGAACAGATAA
- a CDS encoding HIG1 domain-containing protein — MVSLIAFIFMLLGMAMALVILVLGVVNMAMGGELNYRWNNMLMRYRIGAQLFAIVMFLAGFLLARLY; from the coding sequence ATGGTATCGTTGATTGCATTTATTTTTATGTTGCTGGGCATGGCAATGGCGTTGGTGATATTGGTGCTGGGCGTTGTCAATATGGCGATGGGCGGCGAATTAAATTATCGTTGGAATAACATGCTGATGCGTTATCGCATCGGCGCGCAATTGTTTGCTATCGTTATGTTTTTGGCTGGGTTTTTGCTGGCGCGGCTGTATTAG
- a CDS encoding NADP-dependent isocitrate dehydrogenase translates to MPKIKVNNPVVELDGDEMTRVMWAMIKEKLILPYIDIDLKYFDLGIESRDKTDDAITVDAAKAIKQYGVGIKCATITPDEARVKEFNLKKMYPSPNATIRNFLDGTIFREPIICHNVKPLVVGWDKPIVVGRHAFGDQYRSTEIIADGPGDLTLEFVPAGGGAPIKKLVRHFDSAGIGLAMFNSDASIMSFARACFHYGLQKNIPVYFSTKNTVLKLYDGRFKNIFQEIYDKEFKAEFEKAKLFYEHRLIDDMVAQTIWGHGGYLWALKNYDGDVQSDMVAAGFGSLGLMTSVLLSPDGKTVETEAAHGTVTRHYRDYQAGKETSTNPVASIFAWTGGLRYRGKMDGNAPLQSFADKLEKIIVGTIEAGQVTKDLAAIIGDANRYLTTTQFLDMVEKQLKESF, encoded by the coding sequence ATGCCCAAAATAAAAGTCAACAACCCGGTGGTCGAATTGGACGGCGACGAAATGACGCGCGTCATGTGGGCGATGATAAAGGAAAAATTGATTCTACCCTATATCGATATTGACCTTAAATATTTTGATTTGGGGATTGAAAGCCGCGATAAAACCGATGATGCCATCACCGTTGATGCGGCGAAGGCGATTAAGCAATATGGTGTTGGTATCAAATGTGCCACCATCACGCCGGACGAGGCGCGGGTCAAGGAATTTAATCTTAAAAAAATGTATCCGTCGCCCAACGCGACCATCAGAAATTTTTTGGACGGCACGATTTTTCGTGAACCAATTATTTGCCACAATGTGAAACCATTGGTGGTTGGTTGGGATAAACCGATAGTCGTCGGGCGGCATGCCTTTGGCGACCAATATCGCTCGACCGAAATTATTGCCGATGGCCCGGGCGATTTGACGTTAGAATTTGTGCCGGCGGGCGGCGGTGCGCCGATAAAAAAATTGGTGCGGCATTTTGATTCGGCCGGCATCGGCCTGGCAATGTTTAACAGCGACGCCTCGATTATGTCTTTCGCCCGCGCCTGTTTTCACTATGGTTTGCAAAAAAATATTCCGGTTTATTTTTCGACCAAAAACACCGTGTTGAAATTATACGACGGCCGATTCAAAAATATCTTCCAAGAAATTTACGACAAAGAATTTAAGGCTGAATTCGAGAAGGCCAAGCTTTTTTACGAACATCGCCTCATCGACGACATGGTGGCGCAGACCATTTGGGGGCACGGCGGGTATTTGTGGGCATTAAAAAATTACGACGGCGATGTGCAATCCGACATGGTGGCGGCGGGTTTTGGGTCGCTGGGGTTGATGACATCGGTGTTGTTATCGCCCGATGGCAAAACGGTCGAGACCGAGGCCGCCCACGGCACGGTGACGCGCCATTATCGCGATTACCAGGCGGGCAAGGAGACCTCGACCAATCCGGTGGCGTCGATTTTTGCCTGGACCGGCGGGTTGCGTTATCGTGGCAAGATGGATGGCAACGCGCCGTTGCAATCATTCGCCGACAAATTGGAAAAAATTATTGTTGGCACCATCGAGGCCGGCCAGGTGACAAAAGATTTGGCGGCGATTATCGGCGACGCAAATCGCTATTTGACGACTACACAATTTTTGGATATGGTGGAAAAACAATTAAAGGAAAGTTTTTAA